One window from the genome of Cryptomeria japonica chromosome 6, Sugi_1.0, whole genome shotgun sequence encodes:
- the LOC131876697 gene encoding uncharacterized protein LOC131876697, with translation MGGVGWNRQSHGDFSAFVMDFGLLEIPFRMRDFTWTNRRSGFLNISEWLDRFFIVGDWSESHWNCAAEILPITGSDYYPICLRIQDDSALERYPFKFEAMWLRDNNIRNLVEQWWRHNPERPCNKAFIFFKKLQFLKEQFKKWNRESFSNIFNEKLGIEDELKILHEQIIS, from the coding sequence ATGGGCGGTGTGGGTTGGAATAGACAGAGTCATGGAGACTTTAGTGCATTTGTAATGGATTTTGGGCTTCTTGAAATTCCCTTTAGGATGAGGGACTTCACCTGGACTAATAGGAGGAGTGGATTTTTGAATATCTCTGAGTGGTTAGATAGGTTTTTTATTGTGGGGGATTGGTCAGAAAGTCATTGGAACTGTGCTGCTGAAATTCTACCTATAACAGGCTCAGATTATTATCCAATATGCCTCAGAATTCAAGATGATAGTGCTCTAGAGAGGTACCCTTTTAAGTTTGAAGCTATGTGGTTAAGGGACAACAACATCAGAAACTTAGTGGAGCAGTGGTGGCGTCATAACCCGGAAAGACCATGTAATAAAGCCTTTATTTTCTTCAAGAAGCTACAGTTTTTAAAGGAGCAATTCAAGAAGTGGAATAGAGAATCTTTTAGTAATATTTTCAATGAAAAGCTAGGGATTGAAGATGAGTTAAAAATACTCCATGAGCAGATCATTAGCTAG